One Euphorbia lathyris chromosome 1, ddEupLath1.1, whole genome shotgun sequence DNA segment encodes these proteins:
- the LOC136219704 gene encoding probable rhamnogalacturonate lyase B yields the protein MYTILERLKGWPDVDIDQIRVVFKLQKEKFHFMAVSDDKQRMMPMPEDRTTGQPLAYPEAVLLTNPIDPKFKGEVDDKYQYSLENQHNQVHGWISNDPPVGFWMISPSHEFHAGGPVRQDLTSHCGPICMNMFTSIHYVGKDFNTSYRNGEAWKKVMGPVFVYLNSISPTNDPLAHWNDAKAQMLKEEKSWPYDFIQSPDFPSSNQRGTVMGQLTVGDKYASEKSPVYADCAYVGLAAPGFPGSWQFEAKGYQFWTRSDSKGNFVIKNVRPGTYSLYAWVPGVIGDFKHNCDITITPGNTTTLGSLVYVPPRNGPTLWSIGIPDRSAAEFYVPDTSPTLMNKLYTNHPTDKYRQYGLWERYTDLYPKNDLVYNIGVCNYTKDWFFAHVIRKKGKDTYEPTTWQIVFPLQVVQQTGNYTLQLALASAAMSEIQVRFNNQNAVKPLFTTGLIGKDNAIARHGIHGMYWLYSINVPCNNLVVGSNTIFLSQTRDNGPLYGVMYDYIRLEAPTQP from the exons ATGTATACAATATTGGAACGTTTAAAAGGATGGCCTGATGTTGACATTGATCAAATTAGAGTTGTGTTTAAGCTCCAAAAAGAGAA GTTTCACTTCATGGCGGTGTCAGATGATAAGCAACGGATGATGCCGATGCCGGAAGACCGTACCACCGGTCAGCCACTTGCATATCCTGAAGCTGTTCTCTTGACTAATCCAATCGATCCAAAATTCAAAGGAGAG GTAGATGACAAGTACCAATATTCACTAGAGAACCAGCATAACCAAGTACATGGGTGGATATCAAATGATCCACCCGTTGGCTTTTGGATGATTTCTCCCTCCCACGAATTCCATGCTGGTGGACCCGTCAGACAAGACCTTACCTCCCATTGTGGCCCCATTTGCATGAAC ATGTTTACAAGCATCCATTATGTCGGGAAGGACTTTAATACATCATACCGAAATGGAGAAGCATGGAAGAAAGTTATGGGTCCTGTTTTCGTATATCTTAATTCTATTTCCCCAACGAACGATCCTCTAGCGCATTGGAACGATGCTAAAGCACAG atgttaaaagaagagaaaagttGGCCATACGATTTTATTCAATCTCCAGATTTTCCTTCCTCTAATCAAAGAGGGACTGTTATGGGTCAGCTAACAGTTGGAGATAAATATGCGAGTGAGAAGTCACCGGTGTATGCTGATTGTGCTTATGTCGGACTAGCTGCACCGGGTTTTCCGGGCTCTTGGCAATTCGAAGCTAAG GGCTACCAATTTTGGACTCGATCTGATAGTAAAGGCAATTTCGTGATTAAAAATGTTCGACCTGGGACCTATAGTTTGTACGCTTGGGTTCCTGGTGTAATTGGAGATTTCAAGCATAATTGTGATATCACCATTACACCAGGAAATACAACAACATTAGGTTCACTTGTATATGTTCCTCCAAGAAATGGTCCAACTTTGTGGAGCATTGGAATTCCTGACCGTTCTGCTGCTGAATTCTATGTGCCTGACACCAGCCCAACACTGATGAACAAACTATATACTAATCATCCAACAGACAA ATATAGGCAGTACGGATTGTGGGAAAGATATACTGATTTATATCCAAAAAATGATCTTGTTTATAATATTGGTGTCTGTAATTACACTAAAGATTGGTTCTTCGCCCATGTTATAag gaaaaaaggaaaagatacATATGAACCAACGACATGGCAGATCGTATTTCCACTTCAAGTTGTTCAACAGACTGGGAATTACACTCTTCAGTTGGCCTTGGCATCAGCTGCCATGTCTGAAATTCaa GTTCGATTCAACAACCAGAATGCTGTAAAGCCTCTTTTTACGACGGGATTGATAGGGAAAGATAATGCAATAGCAAGACATGGAATTCATGGGATGTATTGGTTGTATAGCATAAATGTGCCGTGTAATAATCTTGTTGTAGGAAGTAATACTATCTTTCTAAGTCAAACCAGAGATAATGGCCCATTGTACGGTGTCATGTATGACTATATTCGTCTCGAAGCCCCTACACAACCTTGA